The genomic interval TTCTCGGAGCGCTACGCGCACTACGTCGCGGAGGCTGAGGCCGGCCGCATGCGCATGTTCCAGAAGATCTCGGCGCGCGCCCAGTTCAAGGACATCCTCATGTCGCTCCAGACCACGAGCCACCCGTGGCTCACCTGGAAGGACACGATCAACAACCGCGCCCTCAACAACAACACGGGCACGATCCACCTCTCGAACCTCTGCACCGAGATCTGCCTCCCGCAGGACCTCGAGAACATCGCCGTCTGCAACCTCGCCTCGATCAACCTCTCGACTCACCTGAAGGTCGACGAGAACGGCGGCCTCGGATTCGACTGGGCGCTCGTCGAGGAGTCTGCGCGCAGCGCTGTGCGTCAGCTCGACAACCTCATCGACATCACCGAGTCCTCGGTGGCTGAGGCCGACCACGCCAACAAGACCAACCGCGCCATCGGCCTGGGCGTCATGGGCTTCACGGATGTCGTCGAGAAGCTCGGCTTCTCGTATGAGTCCGAAGAGGCCTACGCGCTCATGGACGAGATCATGGAGCACGTCTCCTACGCGGCGATCGACGAGTCGGCCGACCTCGCTCGCGAGCGCGGCTCGTACGACAACTTCGAGGGCTCGCGCTGGTCGCAGGGCCTCGTGCCGTTCGACTCGATCGCACTCACCGAGAAGGACCGCGGCATCCCGATCACGGTCAACCGCACGATGCGCCTCGACTGGGATCGCCTGCGCGAGAAGGTCAAGGGCGGCATGCGCAACGCGACGCTCATGGCGATCGCCCCCACTGCGTCCATCGGTCTCGTCGCCGGCACCACGCCCGGTCTCGACCCGCAGTTCGCGCAGATCTTCAGCCGCTCCACGAGCAACGGCAAGTTCCTCGAGGTCAACCGCAACCTCGTGAACGACCTGCAGAAGCTCGGCATCTGGAACGACGTGCGCGAGGACGTGCTCCGCAGCCAGGGCGACATCCAGGGCATCCCCTCGATCCCCGAGGAGATCAAGAAGGTCTACAAGACCAGCTTCCAGCTCTCGCCCCACTCGTTCATCGAGGTCGCGGCGCGTGCGCAGAAGTGGATCGACCAGGCGATCAGCCGCAACATGTACCTCGAGACCCGCGATCTCGGCGACATGATGGACATCTACTACGCGGCATGGGAGAAGGGCGTCAAGACGACCTACTACCTGCACATGAAGCCGCGTCACCAGGCCGAGCAGTCGACCGTCAAGGTCAACAAGGCTGCCGACATCGCCGGAGCCGGCGCCCAGCGCGGCTTCGGGGCGGCGACCCCCGCCGCAACCCCTGCAACCCCTGCGGCGGCTCCCGCGGCCGCCCCGCGCCGTGGCTTCGGAGGCCTCTCGTGAACACGCTCTCTTACGGAAACGCCATCGACGGCTATGAAGTGCCCGTCGACCCGATGGACGAACTTCAGTGCGAAAGCTGCCAGTAACAGACATGGGAATTCTCGGTACCGGAGTCCAGGAAGGACTCCTCCTCAAGCCCGTCACCTACCAGTGGGCGATGGACCTCTATGACCAGGCCGTCGCCAACACCTGGTTCCCGAACGAGATCCAGCTCGGCGAGGACATCGCCGACTTCAAGAAGATGACCGACGAAGAGCGTCACGCCGTGACGTTCCTCATGTCGTACTTCAACCCGAACGAGCTCCTCGTCAACAAGGCTCTCGCGTTCGGCGTGTACCCCTACATCAACGCTCCCGAGGCGCACCTCTACCTCGCGAAGCAGATGTGGGAGGAGGCCAACCACTGCATGTCGTTCGAGTACGTCCTCGAGACGTTCCCGATCGACCGCGACGAGGCCTACAACGCGCACGTCGACGTTCCGTCGATGGCGCGCAAGGAGGAGTTCCAGGTCAAGTTCATCAAGCGGATGACCGAGGAGACCCTCGACATCAAGACGGTGGAGGGCAAGCAGGACTTCATCCGCAACCTGATCGCCTACAACATCATCCTCGAGGGCATCTGGTTCTACTCGGGCTTCATGGTGGCGCTGTCGTTCCGTCAGCGGAACCTGCTGCGCAACTTCGGTTCGCTCATGGACTGGATCGTGCGCGACGAGTCGCTGCACCTGAAGTTCGGCATCAACTTGATCCTCACGGTGCTCGACGAGAACCCCGAGCTGCAGACGCCGGAGTTCGCCGCCGAGATCAAGCAGATGATCCTCGACGCCGTGGAGATGGAGGAGGAGTACAACAACGACCTCCTGCCGAACGGCATCCTCGGCCTCAACGCGAACTACATCAACCAGTACGTGAAGTACCTGGCTGACCGTCGTCTTGAGGAGCTCGGCTTCGGCCCGCACTACAACGTCGTCAACCCGGCGAAGTGGATGGCGACCGCGAACGACACGCTCGAGCTGGTGAACTTCTTCGAGTCGACGAACACGTCGTACGAAGCCAACGCGAAGGCGTCGACGGGCGACCGCAAGTAGTCCGATTCACGTGACGAGCGCCGCATCCCTTCTCGGGGTGCGGCGCTCTCATGTTTCGGGGACGGGTCAGGAGTGGGTGAAGCGGCGGCCGCTCAGGCGGTCGGGAGTGATGCGCACGTAGCTGTGCTTCTGGTCGTCGGTCCAGGTGACGAGGCTGAGGAGGCCGGACTGCATGATCTCGTCGTCGGCGGAGAGACGCTCGGCGGTGCCCCAGGCGATCACGCTCCAGGCCTCATCATCGGTGTGGCCATCGATCTCGAACGCGACGCGCGGCCGGTCGGCCACGAGCGCGAGCTTCGCGCCGGGGGCGCTGCGGAAGAGGATCGTGCGCCCGCCGATGTGGTGGGTGACGGGGAACACCTCGATGTCGTCGTCACCGGATCGGAAGATCACGCGGCCGACATCCGCGGCCTCCAGCAGCTCCCAGCACTCGTCGTCGGAGAGGGTCTCGGTGGTCTCGCTCATGACTGAACCCTAGGTCGGGGCGATGCGAGAGTCGAGGGACCTTCGACCTGCCCCTTGTGCTCTGTGGGCATCGGCGTAGCGTGGCGCGCGGAGGCTCTCATGACGCAGAAGATCACGCCCTTCATCTGGCTCGACCACCCGCTGTCGGATGTTCTCGACTTCTACGCGTCGGTGTTCCCCGACGCCGAGGTGGTCGATCGGATGATGTCGGATGACGACGGCCGACTGTTCATCGTCACGTTCCGCGCATCCGGGCTCGAGTTCACGGTCATGGATTCGCCGGGCGGTCCGCCGCTCACGGGGGCGATCTCGTTCGCGATCGACTGCGTGGATCAGGCGGAGGTCGACCGGGTCTGGGATGCGCTTCTCGCGGGTGGGGGTGAGCCGCAGCAGTGCGGCTGGCTCGCGGATCGCTTCGGCGTCAACTGGCAGGTCGTCCCGCATCGTCTGCTCGAGCTGCAGGCCGACCCGGATCCGGGCCGCCGCAAGCGGGCGATCGACGAGATGCTCACCCAGGTGAAGCTCGACATCGCGGCGATCGAGCGCGCAGCCGACGCCATCTGAGCGGTCGCTGTGTGCGGTCCGTGGGAGACGACTGCCCTCTTGGGTGACAGATCACGAAGTTTTACATCCCCGTAATCGGGGGGTAGCCGGCGCAATGGCCTAATGGCCTACTCTATAGACCAATCGAAAGGATTGGCTATGACAGACACTGCGTCCCCGGCAACGAAGCCGCGCCTCACCGGCTCCCTCGGCGCCATGTCGGTCACCTTCATGGTGATCGCCGCTGCTGCGCCCCTCACTGTCGTCGGCGGCATCATGCCCGTCGGCTTCATCGCCGGAAACGGCATCGGATTCCCCGTCATGTTCCTCGTGGCGACCGCGATCCTCCTGCTGTTCTCGGTGGGCCTTGTGGCGATGAGCCGTCACCTGGCGCACGCAGGAGCGTTCTTCACCTACATCAGCCACGGACTCGGTCGCGTCCCCGGATCGGGCGCCGCCTACCTCGCGCTCATCTGCTACACGACCGTGCAGTGCGCCGTGTTCAGCTTCCTCGGCTACTCCATCTCCAACAACGTCGTGCAGCTGGGTGGCCCGGAGATCCCGTGGTGGGTCTTCACCCTCGCCTCGATCGCTCTCGTCGGCTTCCTCGGCTACCGCCACATCGAGCTCAGCTCGAAGGTGCTCGTGGTCGTGCTGCTCACCGAGATCGGCATCGTGCTTATGCTCGCCGCGGCTGTCGCCATCCAGGGCGGTGCTGAGGGGATCACCTTCGAGACCTTCGTGCTCGAGAACGTTCTCTCGGGAGCGCCCGCGCTCGGCCTCATGTTCGCGATCGCCTCGTTCATCGGCTTCGAGTCGACCGTCGTCTACCGCAGCGAGGTGCGGAACCCGAACCGCACCATCGCGATCGCGACGTACTCGTCGGCCATCATCATCGGCCTCTTCTACCTGGTCGCCGGCTGGGCCATGGTCAACGGCATCGGCCCGCAGAAGCTCCTCGAGATGAACGCCGCCGGTGAGCTCTCCGACCTCGCCGTCATCACGGGCGACTACCTCGGCACCGTGGGTGCCATCGTCATCGCCGTGCTCTTCCTCGGCAGCATGTTCGCCGCCGTGCTCTCGCTGCACAACGTCATCGCCCGCTACCAGTACTCGCTCGGCGGCATCGGCGTTCTGCCGTCGAAGCTCGCCGCAGTTCACCCGAAGCACTCCTCGCCGCACGTGTCCTCGCTCGTGCAGGCCTCGACCGCAGCGATCTTCATGCTCGTCGTGCTGCTGAGCGGCATGGGCCCGATCAACGCGTTCACCTGGTTCGCCGGCGTCGCGACGCTCGCGATCGTGATCCTCATGGCGTCCACCTGCCTCGCGGTGATCGTGTTCTTCGCCCGCACCAAGGCGGAGACCAACCCCTGGCGCACCCTCATCGCGCCCGGACTGGGACTCATCGGACTCGCGGTCTCGGCCGTGCTCATCGCGATGAACTTCCCGCTGCTCGTCGGCGACGTCGACGCGGCCGGTGAGCCCACCTGGGGACTGCTGTCGAGCGTGCTGCTCGCGGTCGTCGTCGCAGGTCCCGTGATCGGCGTCATCCAGGCGCTCGTGCTGCGCTCGAAGAACTCGCCCGTGTACGAGAACATCACGGCGATCAGCGCCGACGAGCCCGAGCTCGAGGAGGCCGACGCCAAGTGAGGCCCCTTTCCCCCCTTGTCGGAATCACCGGGCGGCGCCGCCCCGCATCCATCCTCGGCGCCCCCCAGGGATTCACCGACGCCCCTCTTGATGTGTACTTCGCCGAGTACGCGACCAGCGTGGCCCGTGCCGGCGGGGTGCCCGTCTTCATCCCGCTCGACACCGACATCGCCCAGGTCATGCCGCGTCTCGACGCGCTCGTGATCGCGGGCGGCGAGGATGTCGACCCGGCGCGCTACGGTGCGGAGCCGGCCCCGGAGACGGGGCCGTGCTCGCCCGAGCGCGACGAGCTCGAGTTCACCGCGCTGGCGCTCGCGCACGAGGCGGGCATCCCCGTGCTCGGCGTGTGCCGCGGCCACCAGGTGATCAACGTCGCCTTCGGCGGCACGCTCATCCAGCACCTCGACGGCGAGGAGGGGCCGCGGCACCTGCCGCTCACCGCCCCCCGTGCCGCGATCACGCACCGCGTGACCCTCGATGAGACCTCGGTGCACGCCTCCGTGTGGGGCATCGAGCTCGGCGTCAACTCGTTCCACCACCAGGCCGTCGCCACCCCCGGCGAGGGTCTGAAGGTGGTCGGCTGGGCCGAGGACGGCACCATCGAGGCCATCGAGCACGAAGACGGACGGATCCTCGGCGTGCAGTGGCACCCCGAGACCTTCGAGGCGGATCCGATCTTCCGCTGGGTCGTCGACACGGCCCGTGAGATCGCAGAACAGAAGAACGACACACAGGAGGCACACCATGACGAAGCGGCATGAGGGCAAGGTCGGTTTCATCACCGGCGGCGGCTCGGGCATCGGACGCGAGACCGCTCTGCGTCTCGCCGGTGAGGGCGCCAAGATGGTCATCACCGACGTGAACCTGGAGGCGGCCGAGGAGACGGTGTCGCTCATCGTCGAGGCCGGTGGCGAGGCCATCGCGGCGCAGGTCGATGTGCGCAACAAGGAGCAGATCGCGGCCGCCGCCGAGAAGGGCGTCGAGGCGTTCGGCGCCATCCACCTCCTCGTCAACAACGCGGGAGTCGTGACGAACCACTCGTTCGACACCCTCACCGAGGACGCGTGGGACTTCGTCGTCGACATTAACCTCAAGGGTCAGTTCCTGGTCGCGCAGACCGTGGCGCCGTACATCGCGAACGCCGGCGGCGGCGCGATCGTGAACCTCTCGACGGTCGAGGCCCTCGTGGTCGTGACGAGCGGCTCGACCGCGCAGCCTCACTACAACGCCTCCAAGGGCGGCGTGCCGATGCTCACGAAGGCGCTCGCCATCGAGCTCGCCGACCGCAACATCCGCGTGAACTGCGTGGCCCCGGGCCCGATCGCCACGAACTTCTTCGACCTGGAGGGCGTCACGAGCCCTGAGGCGATGGAGTTCCTCGGCCAGCGTCTGCTCGTGAAGCGCGTGGGTCAGCCCTCGGACATCGCCTCGGCTGTGTCGTGGCTGCTCTCGGATGAGGCCAGCTGGATCGACGGCATTCAGCTTCCCGTGGACGGCGGCTGGTTGACTCGCTGAGTTGACTCGTCATCAAGGTTAGGAAACACACAATGACCAAGCGCGAGGGCTTCCTCACCGTCGACGAACTCGAGTCGGCGGGCATCACCACCGTCATGGTGGTCACCCCGGACGTCTCAGGGCGTCTCGCGGGACGCCGCGTCCCCGTCGAGATCTTCCTCGACATCGCCGACCACGGCCTCGAGATCTGCACGTGCGCGTGGGCGTGGGATGTCGACCAGTCGTTCGACCTCATCGACGCCGGCAAGCTCGCCGTCTGCAGCATGGACAACGGCGCACCCGACGTGCTGCTGCGCCCCGACCTGTCGACGCTCCGGCGTGCCGCCTGGCTCGACGGCGTCGCCGTCGTCTTCGGCGACCCCGAAGACCCGGTGACGGGGGAGCCGCTCACGCTGTCGCCGCGTGTCATCCTCAAGCGCCAGCTCGCGGCGCTCAAGGAGAAGGGCCTCACCCCGCAGGTGGGCACCGAGCTCGAGTTCTACCTCTTCGAGAACAACCCGCGGTCGCTGCGCAAGTCGGGCTTCCGCGAGGAGCTCGAGCCGACCACCCTCTACGCGAGCGACTTCATGCTGCAGGAGGGCAACACCTACGAGCCCTTCTTCCAGAAGCTGCGCGCCGACCTCAAGGCGTCGGGCATTCTCGTCGAGGCCGCCCAGAACGAGTGGGGCACCGGCCAGTGGGAGATGACCTTCGTCTACGGCGAGGCGCTCGAGATGGCTGACCGTCATGCGCTCTACAAGATGGCCGTGCGCGACTCGGCCACCCGCGCCGGCATGAGCGTCACGTTCATGGCGAAGCCGCTCGCCGACCAGGCGGGATCCTCGTGCCACGTGCACACGTCGTTCGTCGACGACGCGGGAGCTCCCGTCCTCTGGTCGGAGACGGGTGAGCACCACTTCAGCGACACGATGCGTCACGCGGTCGCCGGCGTGCTCGAGCACCTGCCCGAGTTCATGCTCTGGTACGTGCCGACGATCAACGGCTACGTGCGATCCAACTCGCAGGACGTCGCCGGATTCGGTCGCACCTGGGGCATCGCCAACCGCTCCTGCTCGGTGCGCGTCGTGGGCCACGCGCCCAAGTCGCTGCGTTTCGAGTTCCGCATCCCCGGCGCCGACACCAACCCGTACCTCACCCTCTCGGGCATCTTCGCGTCCGTCGTCGACGGCGTCACGCGCGAGCTCGAGCCGCCGGCCATGTCGACGGGCAACGCCTACAACGGCGACGCGGGCGTGC from Salinibacterium sp. ZJ70 carries:
- a CDS encoding ribonucleoside-diphosphate reductase subunit alpha, whose translation is MAITVVKRNGQREPYDANKINLAIEDASQGLDENITWVTQIASELELTLFDGISTQQLDEAVIQVALQNVKDDPQFDTVAARLLLKTIYKRVLGDYRTDDELKALHVEHFPRAIKQGVEELLLDARFPDLFDLERLAEALEPSRDGLLKYIGVVTLNNRYSIKARNNEPLEVPQFFWMRIAMGLSLNEADPTTHAIEFYNKMSKLEYLAAGSTLVNAGTAYPQLSNCFVMEMHDDIEHIAKSVRDVMWLTKGTGGIGLSVTKLRSQGSPIRSNNTMSTGPIPFMHTIDSVLRAVSRGGKKFGALCFYMENWHLDFPEFLDLRQNSGDPYRRTRTANTAVWISDEFMKRVQNDQDWYLFDPLEVGDLNELFGQEFSERYAHYVAEAEAGRMRMFQKISARAQFKDILMSLQTTSHPWLTWKDTINNRALNNNTGTIHLSNLCTEICLPQDLENIAVCNLASINLSTHLKVDENGGLGFDWALVEESARSAVRQLDNLIDITESSVAEADHANKTNRAIGLGVMGFTDVVEKLGFSYESEEAYALMDEIMEHVSYAAIDESADLARERGSYDNFEGSRWSQGLVPFDSIALTEKDRGIPITVNRTMRLDWDRLREKVKGGMRNATLMAIAPTASIGLVAGTTPGLDPQFAQIFSRSTSNGKFLEVNRNLVNDLQKLGIWNDVREDVLRSQGDIQGIPSIPEEIKKVYKTSFQLSPHSFIEVAARAQKWIDQAISRNMYLETRDLGDMMDIYYAAWEKGVKTTYYLHMKPRHQAEQSTVKVNKAADIAGAGAQRGFGAATPAATPATPAAAPAAAPRRGFGGLS
- a CDS encoding ribonucleotide-diphosphate reductase subunit beta, translating into MGILGTGVQEGLLLKPVTYQWAMDLYDQAVANTWFPNEIQLGEDIADFKKMTDEERHAVTFLMSYFNPNELLVNKALAFGVYPYINAPEAHLYLAKQMWEEANHCMSFEYVLETFPIDRDEAYNAHVDVPSMARKEEFQVKFIKRMTEETLDIKTVEGKQDFIRNLIAYNIILEGIWFYSGFMVALSFRQRNLLRNFGSLMDWIVRDESLHLKFGINLILTVLDENPELQTPEFAAEIKQMILDAVEMEEEYNNDLLPNGILGLNANYINQYVKYLADRRLEELGFGPHYNVVNPAKWMATANDTLELVNFFESTNTSYEANAKASTGDRK
- a CDS encoding pyridoxamine 5'-phosphate oxidase family protein; protein product: MSETTETLSDDECWELLEAADVGRVIFRSGDDDIEVFPVTHHIGGRTILFRSAPGAKLALVADRPRVAFEIDGHTDDEAWSVIAWGTAERLSADDEIMQSGLLSLVTWTDDQKHSYVRITPDRLSGRRFTHS
- a CDS encoding VOC family protein, yielding MTQKITPFIWLDHPLSDVLDFYASVFPDAEVVDRMMSDDDGRLFIVTFRASGLEFTVMDSPGGPPLTGAISFAIDCVDQAEVDRVWDALLAGGGEPQQCGWLADRFGVNWQVVPHRLLELQADPDPGRRKRAIDEMLTQVKLDIAAIERAADAI
- a CDS encoding APC family permease, encoding MTDTASPATKPRLTGSLGAMSVTFMVIAAAAPLTVVGGIMPVGFIAGNGIGFPVMFLVATAILLLFSVGLVAMSRHLAHAGAFFTYISHGLGRVPGSGAAYLALICYTTVQCAVFSFLGYSISNNVVQLGGPEIPWWVFTLASIALVGFLGYRHIELSSKVLVVVLLTEIGIVLMLAAAVAIQGGAEGITFETFVLENVLSGAPALGLMFAIASFIGFESTVVYRSEVRNPNRTIAIATYSSAIIIGLFYLVAGWAMVNGIGPQKLLEMNAAGELSDLAVITGDYLGTVGAIVIAVLFLGSMFAAVLSLHNVIARYQYSLGGIGVLPSKLAAVHPKHSSPHVSSLVQASTAAIFMLVVLLSGMGPINAFTWFAGVATLAIVILMASTCLAVIVFFARTKAETNPWRTLIAPGLGLIGLAVSAVLIAMNFPLLVGDVDAAGEPTWGLLSSVLLAVVVAGPVIGVIQALVLRSKNSPVYENITAISADEPELEEADAK
- a CDS encoding gamma-glutamyl-gamma-aminobutyrate hydrolase family protein, with protein sequence MRPLSPLVGITGRRRPASILGAPQGFTDAPLDVYFAEYATSVARAGGVPVFIPLDTDIAQVMPRLDALVIAGGEDVDPARYGAEPAPETGPCSPERDELEFTALALAHEAGIPVLGVCRGHQVINVAFGGTLIQHLDGEEGPRHLPLTAPRAAITHRVTLDETSVHASVWGIELGVNSFHHQAVATPGEGLKVVGWAEDGTIEAIEHEDGRILGVQWHPETFEADPIFRWVVDTAREIAEQKNDTQEAHHDEAA
- a CDS encoding SDR family NAD(P)-dependent oxidoreductase is translated as MTKRHEGKVGFITGGGSGIGRETALRLAGEGAKMVITDVNLEAAEETVSLIVEAGGEAIAAQVDVRNKEQIAAAAEKGVEAFGAIHLLVNNAGVVTNHSFDTLTEDAWDFVVDINLKGQFLVAQTVAPYIANAGGGAIVNLSTVEALVVVTSGSTAQPHYNASKGGVPMLTKALAIELADRNIRVNCVAPGPIATNFFDLEGVTSPEAMEFLGQRLLVKRVGQPSDIASAVSWLLSDEASWIDGIQLPVDGGWLTR
- a CDS encoding glutamine synthetase family protein, yielding MTKREGFLTVDELESAGITTVMVVTPDVSGRLAGRRVPVEIFLDIADHGLEICTCAWAWDVDQSFDLIDAGKLAVCSMDNGAPDVLLRPDLSTLRRAAWLDGVAVVFGDPEDPVTGEPLTLSPRVILKRQLAALKEKGLTPQVGTELEFYLFENNPRSLRKSGFREELEPTTLYASDFMLQEGNTYEPFFQKLRADLKASGILVEAAQNEWGTGQWEMTFVYGEALEMADRHALYKMAVRDSATRAGMSVTFMAKPLADQAGSSCHVHTSFVDDAGAPVLWSETGEHHFSDTMRHAVAGVLEHLPEFMLWYVPTINGYVRSNSQDVAGFGRTWGIANRSCSVRVVGHAPKSLRFEFRIPGADTNPYLTLSGIFASVVDGVTRELEPPAMSTGNAYNGDAGVQVATTLFEAARDFGASAFVTEMLGEQDASHYRIMGEHEWNVAQTAVTDWQLRRYFDRI